A genome region from Variovorax paradoxus includes the following:
- the dnaX gene encoding DNA polymerase III subunit gamma/tau, giving the protein MSYLVLARKFRPKTFAEMVGQGHVVQALENALTTQRLHHAYLFTGTRGVGKTTVSRILAKSLNCQGPDGQGGITATPCGVCQACRDIDAGRFVDYTELDAASNRGVDEVQSLLEQAVYKPVQGRFKVFMIDEVHMLTNTAFNAMLKTLEEPPEYLKFVLATTDPQKVPVTVLSRCLQFNLRPMAPETVLEHLTAVLQAEQVPAESQALRLLARAARGSMRDALSLTDQAIAFGNGELVEAGVRQMLGSVDRGHVFRLIEALAQGDGKTVVETSEALRVDGMSAASTLEEMTAVLQAMAVLQAVPSRAESADAATDPDGADTARLAALMPADETQLLYSLCLHGRGELGLAPDEYAALTMVLLRLLAFKPSNAAASTASTEKKTLNEAAAVPQHAPERAAPPPPVPRPPATPAPIAATSPPVATPPVATHSPVEVPPVAAPVPSVAPVPAGHRLAVVDEPRHADPRAAAQDAPAKVVGVPIRVQPPPGARDEPSADRPRPFTPIPASEDGDFWYATVTQLVAAEAITALARELALQSQLVGRDTDQWMLRIERETLNQPSSREKLTLALGAIGHSVKLAIEIGGVVDSPARRNKQAAEERQRVAEEAILSDPEVQALMRDFDAKIVPGSLKPV; this is encoded by the coding sequence ATGTCCTATCTCGTGCTCGCTCGCAAGTTCCGTCCGAAAACCTTCGCTGAGATGGTCGGCCAGGGGCATGTGGTGCAAGCCCTCGAGAACGCGTTGACGACGCAGCGCCTGCATCACGCCTATCTTTTCACCGGTACGCGGGGCGTTGGGAAGACCACGGTGTCGCGCATCCTGGCGAAGTCGCTGAACTGCCAGGGGCCCGACGGGCAGGGCGGGATCACGGCCACGCCGTGCGGTGTCTGCCAGGCCTGCCGCGACATCGACGCCGGCCGCTTCGTGGACTACACCGAACTCGATGCGGCCTCCAACCGCGGCGTCGACGAGGTGCAATCGCTGCTCGAGCAGGCGGTCTACAAGCCGGTGCAGGGACGCTTCAAGGTCTTCATGATCGACGAAGTGCACATGCTCACGAACACCGCGTTCAACGCGATGCTCAAGACGCTCGAGGAGCCGCCGGAGTACCTCAAGTTCGTGTTGGCCACGACCGATCCGCAGAAGGTGCCTGTGACGGTGCTTTCGCGCTGCCTGCAGTTCAACCTGCGGCCGATGGCACCCGAGACGGTGCTCGAGCACCTCACGGCAGTGCTGCAGGCCGAACAGGTGCCCGCGGAGTCGCAAGCATTGCGCCTGCTGGCACGTGCGGCCCGCGGCTCGATGCGCGACGCGCTGTCGCTCACCGACCAGGCCATCGCCTTCGGCAACGGCGAATTGGTCGAAGCGGGGGTCCGGCAGATGCTCGGCAGCGTCGATCGCGGCCATGTGTTCCGCCTCATCGAGGCACTCGCGCAAGGCGACGGCAAGACGGTCGTCGAGACATCGGAGGCGCTGCGCGTCGACGGCATGTCCGCGGCGTCCACCCTCGAGGAAATGACAGCGGTGCTGCAAGCCATGGCGGTGCTGCAGGCCGTGCCATCGCGTGCCGAGTCGGCCGATGCCGCCACCGATCCCGACGGGGCCGACACTGCGCGTCTCGCTGCGCTGATGCCGGCCGACGAGACGCAACTGCTCTACAGCCTGTGCCTGCACGGCCGCGGCGAACTGGGCCTGGCGCCCGATGAATACGCCGCACTGACGATGGTGCTGCTGCGGCTGCTGGCGTTCAAGCCCTCCAACGCGGCTGCTTCGACGGCTTCCACGGAAAAAAAAACTCTGAATGAAGCTGCGGCTGTGCCGCAGCATGCGCCCGAGCGTGCCGCACCGCCGCCGCCGGTGCCCCGGCCTCCTGCGACGCCGGCTCCGATCGCCGCCACATCGCCGCCAGTAGCAACGCCGCCCGTCGCAACGCATTCACCCGTCGAAGTGCCGCCGGTTGCTGCGCCTGTTCCCTCCGTCGCGCCGGTTCCGGCCGGCCACCGCCTCGCAGTGGTCGACGAGCCGCGCCACGCCGATCCGCGTGCGGCAGCGCAGGATGCACCTGCCAAGGTCGTCGGCGTGCCGATCCGTGTCCAGCCGCCTCCCGGCGCGCGCGACGAACCAAGCGCCGACAGGCCACGCCCCTTCACCCCCATTCCGGCCAGCGAAGACGGCGACTTCTGGTACGCCACCGTCACGCAGCTGGTCGCGGCCGAGGCGATCACTGCGCTCGCGCGCGAACTGGCGCTGCAGTCGCAGCTCGTCGGGCGCGACACCGACCAATGGATGCTGCGCATCGAGCGCGAGACACTCAACCAGCCGTCGAGCCGCGAAAAACTCACCCTGGCGCTCGGCGCCATCGGGCACAGCGT
- a CDS encoding site-specific integrase, whose amino-acid sequence MAGTLTGLNRRGSRWYLNIVVWPDLREVYGKRAMNIALGTSDRREATLLGTLKRAEWLADFEAKRSELNPSPVDAITPDMATLLAARIRAAVLGRDDNLRSDLPLLADMARMRRKRGGLSIPQATPNEPRIDDLSGATEEEREEFADLNAFFDGKAAVSLAGQNLAAVLPMAQAEAAKLGVSFDAKTPGAREALLACLKAYRTAHKEVTLRDAGEVVDTPVVLSKPEALKPAKARTLRDVFCKWKTSGDSARSADSIAVYDRALKQFEGQHIGIPLEAITREIGNTYRTWLRENCNTTKTARDRLTNIKSLLKFAHETLEWIPKQPWRGLDIKTTTTNKRRAWTDDELKTLFTAPLHTAYALPDARYGGRDAAYWIPLMGLYTGTRLGELCQLRTADVQKVEDIHVLVLTNEGEGQSIKSDASHRSVPIHSELIRLGFLKYVEAVKKTRSNSLWPALPLRKGKPSDFFGRWFGEHCKALGLTPTFHYLRHTVRPLMRKAGHSEGTMDKVTGHKTVGSIGTTVYDHRTLQEVQEAVEAIQYPALKLAVVEPYAAS is encoded by the coding sequence ATGGCAGGCACCCTTACGGGTTTGAATCGGCGAGGCTCACGGTGGTATCTCAACATCGTTGTATGGCCCGACCTTCGCGAGGTCTACGGCAAGCGAGCGATGAACATCGCGCTTGGCACCAGCGACCGACGAGAGGCCACCCTATTGGGCACGCTGAAGCGGGCCGAATGGCTGGCCGATTTCGAGGCGAAGCGAAGCGAACTCAACCCCTCCCCGGTTGACGCGATAACGCCCGACATGGCTACCCTGCTGGCCGCACGCATCCGCGCCGCTGTCCTGGGCCGGGACGACAACCTCCGTTCTGATCTGCCGTTGCTCGCCGATATGGCCCGCATGCGGCGCAAGAGGGGCGGTTTGAGCATCCCCCAGGCCACCCCTAACGAGCCCCGTATCGATGATTTGAGCGGGGCCACGGAGGAGGAGCGCGAGGAGTTTGCCGACCTGAATGCCTTCTTCGACGGCAAGGCGGCTGTATCACTCGCGGGGCAAAACCTCGCGGCGGTGCTCCCAATGGCGCAGGCAGAGGCGGCAAAGCTCGGGGTCTCGTTCGATGCGAAAACGCCGGGTGCTCGGGAGGCACTACTCGCCTGCTTGAAGGCATACCGCACGGCGCACAAAGAGGTGACCCTGCGGGATGCCGGGGAGGTGGTCGATACACCCGTGGTCCTCTCCAAACCCGAAGCCTTGAAGCCAGCGAAGGCCCGCACCCTGCGCGACGTGTTCTGCAAGTGGAAAACTTCCGGAGACTCAGCCCGCTCCGCCGACTCCATCGCAGTCTATGACCGCGCCCTCAAGCAATTCGAGGGGCAGCACATAGGAATCCCCCTGGAGGCCATCACCCGGGAGATCGGGAACACGTACCGGACATGGCTCCGTGAAAACTGCAACACGACAAAGACCGCACGCGACCGCCTTACGAACATCAAGTCCCTGCTGAAGTTCGCCCATGAGACCCTTGAGTGGATTCCCAAGCAGCCTTGGCGGGGCCTAGACATCAAGACCACGACAACGAACAAGCGCCGTGCGTGGACAGACGATGAACTGAAGACATTGTTCACCGCACCGCTTCACACCGCGTATGCCCTTCCCGATGCTCGTTATGGTGGCCGGGACGCGGCTTACTGGATTCCCCTGATGGGGCTCTACACGGGGACCCGTTTGGGCGAACTCTGCCAATTGCGGACGGCTGACGTACAAAAGGTCGAGGACATCCATGTCCTGGTGCTGACGAACGAGGGTGAAGGACAAAGCATCAAGAGCGATGCAAGCCATCGCAGTGTCCCAATTCACAGCGAACTCATTCGGCTCGGGTTTCTCAAGTACGTGGAGGCGGTCAAAAAGACTCGCAGCAACTCCTTATGGCCCGCCCTGCCCTTGCGCAAAGGAAAGCCGAGCGACTTCTTCGGGCGCTGGTTTGGAGAGCATTGCAAGGCATTGGGCCTCACGCCGACCTTCCACTACCTTCGCCACACGGTGCGCCCGCTGATGCGAAAGGCGGGCCATAGCGAGGGCACCATGGACAAGGTAACCGGGCATAAGACGGTGGGCAGCATCGGCACTACGGTATACGACCACAGGACGCTGCAAGAGGTTCAAGAAGCCGTGGAGGCAATCCAGTACCCTGCCCTAAAGTTGGCCGTTGTGGAGCCTTACGCGGCCTCCTGA
- a CDS encoding abortive infection family protein — translation MGKLIPAPLIALVSDLVSSAETHASLNSLFMYAEASGEPPEGSKHVKAQEWLRNTNKAHADPLAVLGKIICPYMEDPVMASDYEPPQWTTEDEYILKKRENVRRIEAVLAKNGLTYRIGGFVTDGGMAPSKALSDLINGRDLPAIHREFERALDSVEAKPRDAVSAAANILESIFKVYIEDNGLTMPDKQDLQPVFKVVRADLGLDPGRIANDDLRQIISGLFSVVDGIGALRTHASSAHSEGRKGYKLEPRHARLAVNAAHTVATFVMETWDRRESKKT, via the coding sequence GTGGGCAAATTGATCCCGGCCCCGCTGATTGCGCTTGTTTCCGACCTTGTGTCTTCAGCGGAAACGCACGCCAGCTTGAACAGCCTGTTCATGTACGCGGAGGCTTCCGGCGAACCGCCCGAAGGTAGCAAGCACGTGAAGGCACAAGAGTGGCTTCGCAACACCAACAAGGCGCACGCCGATCCACTCGCCGTCCTGGGCAAGATCATTTGCCCGTACATGGAAGACCCCGTGATGGCGAGCGACTACGAGCCCCCGCAGTGGACGACCGAGGACGAATACATTCTTAAGAAGCGCGAGAACGTGCGCCGTATCGAGGCCGTACTTGCCAAGAACGGTCTCACGTATCGGATTGGTGGGTTTGTCACAGACGGCGGTATGGCGCCAAGCAAAGCCCTGAGCGACCTCATCAACGGCAGAGACCTCCCTGCCATTCATCGTGAATTCGAGCGGGCCTTAGACAGCGTTGAAGCCAAGCCACGCGATGCGGTCTCCGCTGCGGCCAACATTCTTGAATCAATCTTCAAGGTTTACATCGAAGACAACGGGCTCACGATGCCCGACAAGCAAGACCTTCAGCCCGTCTTCAAGGTCGTCAGAGCGGACCTCGGGCTTGATCCTGGCCGCATTGCGAACGACGACCTTCGGCAGATCATCAGCGGGCTGTTCTCAGTGGTGGACGGTATCGGCGCCCTACGCACACACGCAAGTAGCGCCCATAGCGAGGGCCGGAAGGGGTACAAGTTGGAGCCCCGCCATGCTCGCCTCGCCGTCAACGCAGCCCACACCGTAGCGACATTCGTGATGGAGACGTGGGACAGGAGAGAGAGCAAGAAAACATAG
- a CDS encoding antA/AntB antirepressor family protein — protein sequence MSKRDGRSLLSTINTVPTSTMVTLGLTSSQAERIIRVRRVLPLMEDRRTPCLDARKLWERIGKPHGRFRDWASQHIKPMMDRADLSAEISALKIPARGTPRIDYTLSRDVAAHLAMQANTVQGEDIRAYFLDMEDLAQRLTVHLGVRVTAIVETDTQVTHMLRKRAGDDARAGRIARGAVCSVAIEREKLLKGVVCEVLTGHTTGYWRESFGRGVRDVLDTDDAKLYAKCYESARAAVESGLVRNPEALRKFLRASYGGRIDPANYRQAA from the coding sequence ATGAGCAAGCGCGATGGTCGTTCTCTCCTCAGCACGATCAACACCGTGCCAACTTCCACCATGGTGACCCTCGGGCTCACGTCATCGCAGGCCGAACGGATCATCCGGGTGCGCCGTGTGCTGCCTTTGATGGAAGATCGGCGAACTCCGTGCCTAGATGCAAGGAAGTTGTGGGAGCGGATCGGCAAGCCGCACGGGCGATTCCGCGATTGGGCGAGTCAGCACATCAAACCCATGATGGACCGCGCGGATTTAAGCGCGGAAATTTCCGCTCTAAAAATCCCGGCACGAGGAACGCCTCGCATCGACTACACATTGAGCCGCGACGTTGCCGCGCATCTTGCGATGCAAGCGAACACGGTTCAAGGCGAGGATATCCGCGCCTACTTCCTCGACATGGAAGACCTCGCGCAACGCCTCACGGTTCACCTCGGGGTTCGCGTCACGGCCATCGTGGAGACCGACACACAAGTCACTCACATGCTCCGCAAGCGTGCCGGAGATGATGCCAGGGCCGGGCGCATTGCGAGGGGCGCTGTGTGCTCTGTGGCGATCGAGCGGGAGAAACTGCTGAAGGGGGTCGTTTGCGAGGTTCTCACGGGTCACACCACGGGGTACTGGAGGGAGAGCTTCGGGCGCGGTGTACGGGACGTGCTCGACACTGATGACGCAAAGCTGTATGCCAAGTGCTACGAGTCGGCCCGCGCCGCAGTTGAGTCAGGTCTCGTCCGAAATCCAGAGGCCCTGCGCAAGTTTCTGAGGGCTTCGTATGGGGGGCGGATTGATCCTGCGAACTATCGGCAGGCGGCGTGA
- a CDS encoding transglycosylase SLT domain-containing protein, translated as MGQPTSTGEVRQFTLDTEKKYGLPEGTLYKQADIESSFGKNMLSPKGAQGWFGFMPATAKEYGLDDPNDFQQSADAAGRKMRDLMSKHSGNIDYALADYNGGGKAVDALRMGKPWKETAGYLAKFHAKTADEIGKQSYAPIPMGQQFLSQTSTSSADGPLASDLASGGRRRDAEVGGFVNGIANLGHAISLGFQTQNTLYNFFKDQGVASATSELFDWDSKQARDILTEFPQAHWPYLLEATTKDSMDRRTTRLRETMAKEQELANLGFVPALIGGIVGGLPDLPTLISFLPGVGGAGMITKASRLSNAMRLGLLGGVTNVAYDAFGNQFKPTATNDDLVISGLFGLGLGALTGGLTNPKRIGALGEDFERLRDYGLRKGREGMGDEIRDAGTPIHGIDPEWRGKVDDWIAGRPRGPEVDPNGPRIGIIRDEPAPPPVIDRGRLPDLGEGNPKAPKLEEPEVPSGNPSGKPWGAEWDKPIRVAREGAKDILELPPMRKISQLADYIRTYSTNADFVAIMDRALKGIDIRKLKFDIVDPGADLKKLRVSPKVAQAMQGAFGVVSTPHGSAGDGIQMALRGHGFGRGNHGLNEETFVHELLHAATVYKMLRVQKGQTSGMHPKSIQAAKELEALYTTVKQHAPLDTLPERVRIALGDSYEFVAYGLTNRKFQDYLKGIQLGGTKTTLWTKFTDGLRKLLGIGETEHNAYAKLIDLSDHLTRKSGIEGKPRVTKMEDEGEFITRAASVDPEDAAAASAAKVPTVFGWGLGLEHKLGSEKLPPAVRELASKLFGSTVGHKGHAVVERNAWDETLMRAEGWNASMKKTAYGAFDAWFKESKKEFHNRGEAFEDFGTQVSNYVRGFEGEFHPEVKRAGDHLRSLYNDVREEINNPAKRNGGTKKGLTETEVLDEASGEKLLVGKLEANPNYLPRKHDARKWDEMTRTWGREAVESWWANAFKKAAPDRTDEQAKRWAGWYMRTVEEAHMNRSADHLEEMMTGYDEKALLESLVRNGGFTEAEGHMLIRGMFKDPSSDAGRTASSLRHRNTISEAHSERWKPANGGDEVDITLNDFIQSNALDVSESYFRRTASSIALADRLDIYKQSDIGRMIDAATAKTFGQEGFSEAAAVAAKKDLKFAVDRIQGIPQEEFSMLNKAMEHWRDFNVIRLMGGAVWNQVTEMSQIVGSMGWKATLAAVGDLRALRRDVATGKAPHDWLDHLENTIGGVGSEYVARLDFSPKDDWVRYKGDTAMNRRLDALDTGTKKLAKGVLDYTGMTGTMIQQKRIHAIALVNHFVNAANGAPSKFLSKERLAWMGMSESDYASLNKAIAAHTKGTGKGDYGARQNFDFKEFAKAEPEMNSMLMNALHRETRRVVQENDLASMVPLMGTTLGKTVFQFMNFTIHGWNKSMLFAMNHRDFSTLSTVLHGSFFASLAYMGRTQLSAMGMDDAQKEEYLTKRMAPKQIVANSFGRIAQVSLLPTVYDTTLGNFTGAQFAGTKTTSDVTSFASNPTLQAVNGFLSLGKMVRNAASDDLQTTQRDVKTWGRLLPLNNVAPVSTFLNALANDYPTNEDATK; from the coding sequence ATGGGTCAACCGACCTCGACGGGGGAAGTCCGTCAGTTCACTCTCGATACCGAGAAGAAGTACGGCCTGCCGGAAGGCACGCTCTACAAGCAGGCAGACATCGAATCATCTTTTGGCAAGAACATGCTCTCCCCGAAGGGCGCCCAAGGCTGGTTCGGCTTCATGCCCGCCACGGCCAAAGAGTACGGACTGGATGACCCGAACGACTTCCAACAATCTGCCGACGCAGCTGGCCGCAAGATGCGCGACCTCATGTCGAAGCACAGCGGCAACATCGATTACGCGCTGGCCGACTACAACGGCGGTGGCAAGGCGGTGGACGCCCTCAGGATGGGCAAGCCCTGGAAGGAGACGGCGGGCTACCTAGCGAAGTTCCACGCCAAGACGGCGGACGAGATCGGCAAGCAGTCCTATGCGCCGATCCCGATGGGCCAACAGTTTTTGTCGCAGACCTCAACCTCAAGCGCTGATGGCCCGCTCGCCTCCGATCTCGCATCGGGAGGCCGTCGCCGCGACGCTGAGGTCGGGGGCTTCGTCAATGGCATTGCTAACTTGGGACATGCGATTAGCTTGGGCTTCCAGACACAGAACACGCTCTACAACTTCTTCAAGGATCAAGGCGTCGCCTCGGCAACCTCCGAGCTTTTCGACTGGGACTCTAAGCAGGCTAGGGACATCCTGACGGAGTTCCCGCAGGCCCACTGGCCCTACCTGCTCGAAGCGACGACGAAAGACAGCATGGATCGGCGCACCACGCGACTGCGCGAGACGATGGCGAAAGAACAGGAGTTAGCAAATCTTGGGTTCGTCCCGGCGCTCATCGGGGGCATCGTGGGTGGCTTGCCTGACCTCCCGACGCTCATATCGTTTCTGCCCGGTGTCGGCGGTGCAGGAATGATCACGAAGGCATCACGGCTTAGCAATGCGATGCGCCTGGGTCTCCTCGGGGGTGTCACCAACGTGGCCTATGACGCCTTCGGCAACCAGTTCAAGCCCACGGCCACGAACGACGACTTGGTTATCTCGGGGTTGTTCGGCCTGGGCCTCGGCGCTCTAACCGGTGGGCTCACCAACCCGAAGCGCATCGGCGCCCTCGGGGAGGACTTCGAGCGCCTGCGCGACTACGGTCTTCGCAAGGGCCGCGAGGGCATGGGCGACGAGATCAGGGACGCAGGCACGCCCATCCATGGCATCGATCCTGAGTGGCGCGGCAAGGTAGACGACTGGATCGCCGGGCGCCCCCGTGGCCCCGAGGTGGACCCCAACGGCCCCCGTATCGGCATCATCCGGGACGAGCCTGCCCCACCGCCCGTGATCGACCGGGGGCGCCTTCCGGACCTCGGAGAGGGCAACCCCAAGGCTCCCAAGCTGGAGGAGCCTGAGGTGCCGAGCGGCAACCCTTCGGGGAAACCGTGGGGCGCCGAGTGGGACAAGCCGATCCGCGTTGCGCGTGAAGGCGCTAAGGACATCCTGGAACTGCCGCCCATGCGGAAGATTAGCCAGCTGGCCGACTACATCCGGACGTACTCCACGAACGCCGACTTCGTTGCGATCATGGATCGAGCCCTCAAGGGCATCGACATCCGCAAGCTGAAGTTCGACATCGTTGACCCGGGAGCGGACCTGAAGAAACTGCGCGTGAGCCCCAAGGTGGCGCAAGCGATGCAAGGCGCCTTCGGTGTGGTCTCGACGCCGCACGGCTCTGCCGGTGACGGTATCCAGATGGCGCTCCGTGGGCACGGCTTCGGCAGGGGCAACCACGGCCTCAACGAGGAGACGTTCGTTCACGAGCTACTCCACGCGGCCACGGTCTACAAGATGCTGCGCGTGCAGAAGGGGCAGACCTCCGGGATGCATCCGAAGTCGATCCAGGCCGCGAAGGAACTGGAGGCGCTCTACACCACGGTGAAGCAGCACGCCCCTCTCGACACCCTGCCGGAGCGCGTGCGGATCGCCCTCGGGGACTCCTATGAGTTCGTCGCCTACGGTCTCACCAATCGGAAGTTCCAGGACTACCTCAAGGGCATCCAGTTGGGCGGAACGAAGACCACGCTGTGGACGAAGTTCACTGACGGCCTGCGCAAGCTCCTCGGCATCGGCGAGACGGAGCACAACGCCTACGCGAAGCTCATCGACCTCTCGGACCACCTCACCCGCAAGTCGGGCATCGAGGGCAAGCCACGGGTCACCAAGATGGAAGACGAAGGCGAGTTCATCACGCGGGCCGCTTCGGTGGACCCGGAGGATGCTGCAGCTGCGAGCGCCGCAAAGGTGCCCACGGTGTTCGGTTGGGGCCTCGGCCTGGAGCACAAGCTCGGCTCCGAGAAGCTGCCCCCTGCGGTGCGCGAGCTGGCATCCAAGCTGTTCGGCTCTACGGTGGGCCATAAGGGTCACGCGGTGGTCGAACGCAATGCATGGGACGAGACGCTGATGCGGGCCGAGGGCTGGAACGCGAGTATGAAGAAGACGGCCTACGGCGCCTTCGATGCCTGGTTCAAGGAGAGCAAGAAGGAGTTCCACAATCGTGGTGAAGCCTTCGAGGACTTCGGGACCCAGGTGAGCAACTACGTGCGCGGCTTCGAGGGGGAGTTCCACCCCGAGGTGAAGCGTGCGGGGGACCACCTCCGCAGCCTCTACAACGATGTCCGCGAGGAGATCAACAACCCGGCGAAGCGCAACGGCGGAACGAAGAAGGGGCTCACGGAAACAGAAGTCCTGGACGAGGCCAGCGGCGAGAAGCTCCTCGTGGGCAAGCTCGAAGCGAACCCGAACTACCTGCCCCGCAAGCATGACGCCCGGAAATGGGACGAGATGACGCGGACGTGGGGGCGTGAGGCCGTGGAGTCCTGGTGGGCGAACGCCTTCAAGAAGGCCGCTCCCGACCGCACAGACGAGCAAGCCAAGCGGTGGGCGGGGTGGTACATGCGGACGGTCGAAGAAGCTCACATGAACCGCAGCGCGGACCACCTGGAGGAGATGATGACGGGCTACGACGAGAAGGCCCTGCTGGAGTCGCTCGTGCGCAATGGTGGGTTCACCGAAGCGGAAGGCCACATGCTGATTCGCGGAATGTTCAAGGACCCGTCCTCAGACGCGGGCCGCACGGCATCGAGCCTTCGCCACCGGAACACCATCAGCGAGGCCCATAGCGAGCGGTGGAAGCCTGCGAACGGCGGCGATGAGGTGGACATCACCCTCAACGACTTCATCCAGTCCAACGCCCTCGACGTGTCGGAGTCCTACTTCCGGCGCACCGCATCGAGCATCGCGCTGGCCGACCGGCTCGACATCTACAAGCAGTCTGACATTGGGCGGATGATCGATGCGGCCACGGCCAAGACGTTCGGGCAGGAAGGCTTCAGCGAGGCCGCTGCGGTCGCCGCCAAGAAGGACCTCAAATTCGCCGTGGACCGCATCCAGGGGATTCCCCAAGAGGAGTTCTCGATGCTCAACAAGGCGATGGAGCACTGGCGTGACTTCAACGTGATTCGCCTCATGGGCGGCGCGGTGTGGAATCAGGTGACCGAGATGTCGCAGATTGTGGGGTCGATGGGATGGAAGGCCACGCTCGCTGCTGTGGGGGACCTTCGGGCGCTCCGCCGAGATGTCGCTACGGGCAAGGCTCCGCATGACTGGCTGGACCACCTGGAGAACACCATCGGGGGTGTCGGCTCGGAGTACGTGGCCCGCCTGGACTTCAGCCCCAAGGATGACTGGGTTCGCTACAAGGGCGACACGGCCATGAACCGGCGCCTGGACGCCCTCGATACGGGCACCAAGAAGCTCGCCAAGGGGGTCCTTGACTACACCGGCATGACGGGCACCATGATCCAGCAGAAGCGCATCCACGCGATTGCCCTGGTGAACCACTTCGTGAATGCCGCGAACGGTGCGCCAAGCAAGTTCCTCTCGAAGGAGCGCCTTGCATGGATGGGCATGAGCGAGTCCGACTACGCGAGCCTGAACAAGGCCATCGCGGCACACACGAAGGGCACCGGCAAGGGCGACTACGGCGCACGGCAGAACTTTGACTTCAAGGAGTTCGCCAAGGCCGAGCCGGAGATGAACTCGATGCTCATGAATGCGCTGCACCGCGAGACCCGCCGTGTGGTGCAGGAGAACGACCTCGCCTCGATGGTGCCCCTTATGGGGACCACACTTGGTAAGACCGTCTTCCAGTTCATGAACTTCACCATCCACGGCTGGAACAAGTCGATGCTGTTCGCGATGAACCACCGGGACTTCTCCACGCTGTCCACCGTCCTGCACGGATCGTTCTTCGCTTCGCTGGCCTACATGGGTCGCACGCAACTGAGCGCGATGGGGATGGACGATGCACAAAAGGAGGAATACCTCACGAAGCGCATGGCCCCCAAGCAGATCGTCGCCAACTCGTTCGGGCGCATCGCTCAGGTGTCCCTCCTGCCGACCGTCTACGACACCACGCTGGGCAACTTCACGGGAGCCCAATTCGCTGGCACGAAGACGACCTCGGACGTGACGAGCTTCGCATCGAACCCGACGCTGCAAGCGGTGAACGGCTTCCTCTCCCTCGGGAAGATGGTGCGCAACGCCGCATCGGATGACCTTCAGACCACGCAGCGTGACGTGAAGACGTGGGGGCGCCTGCTCCCGCTGAACAACGTTGCCCCGGTGAGCACGTTCCTAAACGCCCTCGCGAACGACTACCCCACCAACGAAGACGCCACGAAGTAA
- a CDS encoding recombinase family protein, which yields MNAQSKTPTHPATGKRIGYVRVSSVDQNDARQLDGVDLDKVFTDKASGKDTDRPQLKAMREFVREGDHLYVHSMDRLSRSLKDLQAVVEDLTGRRVSVSFVKEGMTFTGNDDPMATLMLQLLGAVGQFERALIKERQREGIAIAKTQGVYKGRKPALDAEAAASLRDMAARGIPKTDIAASLGISRASVYEYLKASA from the coding sequence ATGAACGCACAGTCCAAGACCCCCACGCATCCCGCCACCGGCAAGCGCATCGGCTATGTCCGGGTGTCCAGCGTGGACCAGAACGATGCCCGCCAGCTTGACGGGGTGGACCTGGACAAGGTCTTTACTGACAAAGCCAGCGGCAAGGACACCGACCGCCCGCAACTGAAGGCCATGCGTGAGTTCGTCCGCGAGGGGGACCACCTGTATGTTCACTCCATGGACCGCCTCTCGCGCTCCCTCAAAGACCTTCAAGCGGTCGTAGAGGACCTCACGGGGCGCAGAGTATCGGTGTCGTTCGTGAAGGAGGGGATGACTTTCACGGGCAACGATGACCCGATGGCAACGCTGATGCTCCAACTCCTCGGTGCCGTGGGCCAGTTCGAGCGTGCCCTCATCAAGGAACGTCAGCGCGAGGGCATCGCCATTGCCAAGACCCAGGGCGTTTATAAGGGTCGCAAGCCGGCGCTAGATGCTGAAGCCGCTGCATCGCTCCGTGACATGGCTGCACGTGGCATCCCCAAGACCGACATCGCGGCCTCCCTCGGCATCTCTCGGGCCAGCGTGTACGAGTACCTGAAGGCTTCGGCCTGA